One Setaria italica strain Yugu1 chromosome II, Setaria_italica_v2.0, whole genome shotgun sequence DNA segment encodes these proteins:
- the LOC101775207 gene encoding chitin elicitor-binding protein, which yields MAAAGARSPPHPVPLLLPFCLLLLAALCPAARAARFACNATAPRASTCQALISYAPPNGTATATLAAVRALFQLRSHRALLAANGLPLSTPPTAPAPTPMRVRLPCLCSGGAGATFQRPTYRVRAGDTLDAIARGAFAGLVTYQDIAAANNVSDPNKVAVGQQLWIPVPCSCDPVGGQPVVHFTYVVPAGSSVAGIAQEFGSTEENILAVNKMPDAKGLLAGQVLDVPLRACGSAISNTAIDRNLLVPNGSYILTANNCVMCGCSSSTWQLDCQPTQGLSSSFCPAAKCGDMFLGNTSSTSSCESRTCSYAGYTNSTSFAILANITTSNVCNAGMSPMAQPAHSSAFRLEPSWFRWTELVVSLHVVLLCVGYLRQD from the exons ATGGCAGCAGCCGGAGCAAGGTCGCCGCCGCACCcggtccccctcctcctccctttctgcctcctcctcctcgccgcgctgtgccccgcggcgcgggcggcgcggttcGCGTGCAATGCCACGGCGCCGCGGGCCTCCACGTGCCAGGCGCTCATCTCCTACGCGCCGCCCAACGGCACGGCTACGGCCACgctcgccgccgtgcgcgcgctCTTCCAGCTCCGCTCCCACCGCGCCCTGCTGGCGGCCAACGGCCTCCCGCTCTCCACGCCgcccacggcgccggcgcccacgCCGATGCGTGTGCGCCTGCCCTGCCTTTGctcgggcggcgccggggccaCCTTCCAGCGGCCCACCTACCGGGTCCGCGCCGGGGACACGCTCGACGCCATCGCCCGGGGCGCCTTCGCGGGCCTCGTCACCTACcaggacatcgccgccgccaacaACGTCTCCGACCCCAACAAGGTCGCCGTCGGCCAGCAGCTCTGGATCCCCGTGCCCTGCAGCTGCGACCCCGTCGGCGGACAGCCCGTCGTGCACTTCACGTACGTCGTGCCGGCCGGGAGCTCCGTCGCCGGCATCGCGCAGGAGTTCGGCTCCACGGAGGAGAACATTCTCGCGGTGAACAAGATGCCCGACGCCAAGGGCCTTCTCGCCGGGCAGGTTCTTGATGTGCCGCTCCGAG CTTGTGGTTCTGCCATTAGCAACACGGCCATTGACCGCAACCTTCTTGTTCCAAATGGAAGCTACATCCTCACCGCCAACAACTGCGTGATGTGTGGCTGCAGCTCCAGCACTTGGCA GTTGGACTGCCAGCCGACACAGGGATTAAGCTCGTCGTTCTGCCCCGCCGCCAAGTGCGGGGACATGTTCCTCGGCAACACATCCTCCACCTCATCCTGCGAGAGCAGGACGTGCTCCTACGCCGGGTACACCAACAGCACGTCTTTCGCCATCCTCGCCAACATCACCACAAGCAACGTGTGCAACG CTGGGATGTCTCCAATGGCGCAGCCGGCTCACTCCTCGGCCTTCCGGTTGGAGCCGTCATGGTTCAGATGGACGGAGCTGGTTGTCTCGCTTCACGTCGTCCTGCTTTGTGTAGGCTATCTGCGCCAGGACTGA